GTTCATCGCGAACGCGCTCGCCTGCACGCCGCTTCCGACGTAGGGGAGGCCGAGCGTCTCGAGGAACCCCTGGAACGTGCCGTCCTCACCCGGCGGCCCGTGCAGGACGGGAAAGACCACGTCGGGCCTCGCCTCGCGGAGCGCATCGGCGATCGCGTTGTCGAACTCGAGCGTGACGACGTGCCGGTAGGTCGCGGCCAGCGCGTCGGCGACGCCGCGCCCCGACACGCGCGACACGCCGGCCTCAGCCGACGTGCCGCCACACACGACCGCGACGACGGCGTTCTCGCTTCGCGCCATG
This genomic stretch from Candidatus Effluviviaceae Genus I sp. harbors:
- a CDS encoding D-alanine--D-alanine ligase, with translation MARSENAVVAVVCGGTSAEAGVSRVSGRGVADALAATYRHVVTLEFDNAIADALREARPDVVFPVLHGPPGEDGTFQGFLETLGLPYVGSGVQASAFAMNKVVAKALFARAGLPLARDVVIRRGDATAAALDDVLVRLAPRVVVKPASQGSAVGVRFANTTAELAAAVRAAHEFDDAAL